The Flavobacterium piscisymbiosum genome includes a region encoding these proteins:
- the guaB gene encoding IMP dehydrogenase, which yields MIAHNSKIIGEGLTYDDVLLVPNYSNVLPREVSIKSKFSRNITLNVPIVSAAMDTVTESSMAIAMAQEGGIGVLHKNMTIEQQAAKVRRVKRAESGMIIDPVTLPTNSTIADAKNAMKEYGIGGIPIVDENKILKGIVTNRDLRFEKNGARPIAEVMTSTNLVTVAEGTSLEQAEVVLQGHKIEKLPVVNANYELVGLITFRDITKLTQKPIANKDVFGRLRVAAAIGVTGDAVQRAEALVAAGVDAIIIDTAHGHTEGVVNTLKEIKSKFPNIDVIVGNIATPEAAKYLVANGADGVKVGIGPGSICTTRIVAGVGFPQFSAVLEVAAAIKGTGVPVIADGGIRYTGDIPKAIAAGADCVMLGSLLAGTKESPGETIIFEGRKFKSYRGMGSVEAMQTGSKDRYFQDVEDDVKKLVPEGIVGRVPYKGELNESMLQFVGGLRAGMGYCGSKDIPTLQETGRFVRITSSGITESHPHNVTITKEAPNYSR from the coding sequence ATGATAGCACACAACTCCAAGATTATCGGCGAAGGTTTAACTTACGACGATGTATTATTAGTACCTAACTACTCGAATGTGCTTCCTCGCGAAGTGAGTATCAAATCAAAATTTTCACGAAATATAACACTAAACGTTCCAATAGTATCAGCTGCTATGGATACTGTTACCGAAAGTTCTATGGCAATCGCTATGGCACAAGAGGGCGGAATAGGTGTTTTGCATAAAAACATGACAATCGAGCAACAAGCTGCGAAAGTTAGAAGAGTAAAACGTGCTGAATCAGGAATGATTATCGATCCGGTAACTTTGCCAACAAATTCTACCATTGCAGATGCAAAAAATGCCATGAAAGAATACGGAATTGGCGGAATCCCAATCGTTGACGAAAACAAAATCCTTAAAGGAATCGTTACCAATCGTGATTTACGTTTCGAAAAAAACGGAGCAAGACCAATCGCTGAGGTAATGACCAGTACCAACTTAGTTACTGTAGCCGAAGGAACTTCACTAGAACAAGCCGAAGTAGTTTTACAAGGACATAAAATCGAAAAATTACCAGTAGTAAATGCTAACTATGAACTAGTTGGTTTAATTACTTTTAGAGATATTACAAAACTGACTCAAAAACCAATCGCTAACAAAGATGTTTTTGGTCGTTTAAGAGTTGCTGCTGCCATAGGTGTTACTGGTGATGCTGTTCAAAGAGCAGAAGCTTTAGTTGCTGCCGGAGTAGATGCTATCATTATTGATACCGCTCACGGACATACTGAAGGTGTAGTAAATACATTGAAAGAAATAAAATCAAAATTCCCAAATATCGACGTAATTGTAGGGAACATTGCAACTCCTGAAGCAGCTAAATATTTAGTAGCAAACGGAGCAGACGGAGTAAAAGTAGGAATCGGACCTGGTTCTATCTGTACAACACGTATCGTTGCAGGTGTTGGTTTTCCTCAATTCTCGGCAGTACTTGAAGTAGCTGCGGCTATCAAAGGAACCGGAGTTCCGGTTATTGCTGATGGTGGAATTCGTTATACAGGTGATATCCCTAAAGCAATCGCTGCCGGTGCCGACTGTGTAATGTTAGGATCTTTATTAGCAGGAACAAAAGAATCTCCGGGAGAAACAATTATCTTCGAAGGAAGAAAATTCAAATCGTACCGCGGAATGGGTTCTGTTGAAGCGATGCAAACCGGTTCTAAAGACCGTTATTTCCAAGATGTTGAAGACGATGTTAAGAAATTAGTTCCTGAAGGAATTGTTGGTAGAGTTCCTTATAAAGGAGAATTAAACGAAAGTATGCTTCAGTTTGTTGGAGGTCTTCGTGCAGGAATGGGATACTGTGGTTCAAAAGATATTCCTACATTACAGGAAACTGGACGTTTTGTTAGAATCACTTCAAGCGGAATTACAGAAAGTCATCCACATAACGTTACTATTACAAAAGAAGCTCCGAATTATTCAAGATAA
- a CDS encoding FAD-dependent oxidoreductase, translating to MNTSLIKNKKIAIIGGGPVGLTTARILQINGADVTVYERDLNAQARTSGGTLDIHSDSGQKAIIKADLMEEFYRYARPTGEKMADMHGNITSEEMPTEENAYSRPEIDRNDLRKIMLENLQENTVVWDSQLTEIHKIDEQYHLEFKNGTKTTADFVIVANGGRSNARKFVTDKEPQLSGTYIIQGEIENPDRDYPEFKPKYGDGNVMAMGEKKMFYTHTLRDGSIHFGVSFKADENWVLNNGIDFEDNASVIAFLNKKFENWNEDYKKFFNASTDFWGLPLRLFSLEESWKKHSNITLVGDAAHLMPPFAGEGVNMGLMDAYQLTENLTNGEFSSLQDAIDDYEQKMFGYALEAQRTTYQMEELLHSDVTTEKILNSRGGV from the coding sequence ATGAATACTTCACTTATAAAAAACAAAAAAATCGCCATTATTGGCGGTGGGCCTGTTGGATTGACAACAGCGAGAATTTTACAAATTAATGGTGCCGATGTAACGGTTTATGAAAGAGATCTAAATGCTCAGGCGAGAACTTCGGGCGGAACTCTTGATATACATTCTGATTCAGGACAAAAAGCGATCATAAAAGCAGACTTAATGGAGGAGTTTTATCGTTATGCAAGGCCAACGGGAGAGAAAATGGCGGATATGCACGGGAATATTACTTCGGAAGAAATGCCTACTGAAGAGAATGCTTATTCAAGACCTGAAATCGACAGAAATGATTTGAGAAAAATCATGCTGGAAAATCTACAGGAAAACACTGTAGTTTGGGACAGTCAGTTGACTGAAATTCATAAAATTGATGAACAATATCATTTAGAATTTAAAAACGGTACTAAAACAACTGCTGATTTTGTTATTGTGGCGAATGGCGGAAGATCAAACGCCAGAAAATTTGTAACGGATAAAGAACCGCAACTTTCCGGAACTTATATTATTCAGGGGGAAATTGAAAATCCGGATCGCGATTATCCTGAATTCAAACCTAAATACGGTGACGGAAATGTGATGGCAATGGGAGAGAAAAAAATGTTTTACACCCACACTTTACGCGATGGTTCTATACATTTTGGCGTTTCTTTTAAAGCAGATGAAAATTGGGTTTTAAATAACGGAATTGACTTTGAAGACAATGCTTCTGTAATTGCTTTTCTGAATAAAAAATTCGAGAACTGGAATGAAGATTATAAAAAATTCTTTAACGCTTCTACAGATTTTTGGGGATTGCCATTACGTTTGTTCTCCTTAGAAGAATCCTGGAAAAAACATTCAAATATTACACTTGTAGGTGATGCGGCACACTTGATGCCACCATTTGCTGGCGAAGGTGTAAATATGGGTTTAATGGATGCGTATCAACTAACTGAAAATTTGACTAACGGAGAATTCTCATCTCTTCAGGATGCAATTGATGATTATGAGCAAAAAATGTTTGGTTATGCTCTCGAAGCGCAACGCACCACCTATCAAATGGAGGAATTATTACATTCTGATGTTACGACTGAGAAAATATTGAATAGCCGCGGTGGGGTATAA
- a CDS encoding TetR/AcrR family transcriptional regulator — translation MRTRDINKEEIVKQKAIEMLVSQGVEGFGMNRLAKECGVSVATLYIYYSDKEDLIRKIGIEIGKNFFEKMLIGFSPEMSFVDGLRQQWDNRSKFAINFSLQTTCLELLKHSTYGDAILAEITTDFKEQMSKFITKAIENKELLPITFEVFWSIAYGSLYSLLELHREGKSMSGKAFVFTEEIRNEAFNLVIKALTP, via the coding sequence ATGAGAACGAGAGATATAAACAAAGAAGAAATTGTAAAACAAAAAGCGATCGAAATGCTGGTTTCACAAGGTGTAGAAGGTTTTGGAATGAATCGGCTGGCGAAAGAATGCGGAGTTTCTGTGGCGACACTTTATATTTATTATTCGGATAAGGAAGATCTTATCAGAAAAATTGGAATTGAAATTGGTAAAAATTTCTTTGAAAAAATGTTAATCGGATTTTCGCCTGAAATGTCTTTTGTGGATGGTTTACGTCAACAATGGGACAACCGTTCTAAGTTTGCTATCAACTTTTCTTTGCAGACTACTTGTCTTGAACTTCTAAAACATTCTACTTATGGCGATGCTATTTTAGCAGAAATCACAACAGACTTTAAGGAACAAATGTCAAAATTTATCACAAAGGCAATTGAAAATAAAGAACTTCTTCCGATTACTTTCGAGGTTTTTTGGAGCATTGCTTATGGTTCTCTTTATTCTCTTTTAGAACTTCACAGAGAAGGTAAATCAATGTCAGGAAAAGCTTTTGTATTTACTGAGGAAATTAGGAATGAAGCTTTTAATTTGGTTATTAAAGCTTTGACTCCCTGA